Proteins encoded in a region of the Uloborus diversus isolate 005 chromosome 1, Udiv.v.3.1, whole genome shotgun sequence genome:
- the LOC129234241 gene encoding fibroin heavy chain-like isoform X17, which produces MQWSTYLALFFAVFCAQSYSALGQGASVWSSPQMAENFMNGFSVALSQAGAFSGQEMKDFDDVRDIMNSAMDKMIRSGKSGRGAMRAMNAAFGSAIAEIVAANGGKEYQIGAVLDAVTNTLLQLTGNVDNGFLNEISRLITLFSSVEANDVSASAGADASGSSGPVGGYSSGAGAAVGQGTAQAVGYGGGAQGVASSAAAGATNYAQGVSTGSTQNVATSTVTTTTNVAGSTATGYNTGYGIGAAAGAAAGASSGYGTGYGTGAGAGAGAGSGAGYGAGAGAGAGSGAGYGAGAGAGAGSGYGAGAGAGAGSGYGAGAGAGAGAGSGYGAGAGAGAASGAGYGAGAGAGAGTGYGAGAGAGAASGAGYGAGAGSGYGAGAGAGAGSGYGAGAGAGAGAGAGSGYGAGAGAGAGSGYGAGAGAGAGAGSGYGAGAGAGAGSGYGAGAGAGAGSGYSTGAGYSAGAASAGSSSSTQVTTQQTVTSQASAAGAGYGVGAGAGAGAGAGAGYGAGAEAGYGAGSGARAGAGAGAGYGSGAGAGAGSGYGSSAGAGAGAGAGAGAGYGAGAGAGSGAGYGAGAGAGSGAGYGAGAGAGSGYGAGAGAGAGSGYGAGAGAGAGSGYGAGAGAGAGAGAGSGYGAGAGARAGAGAGTGAGYGSGYGASSGSGAGAAAGSGAAAGAGYGTGAGYSTGAASAGSSSSTQVITQQTVTSGASGAASGYSASSGVAAGAGVGSGYGAGSGAGAAAGARAGSGYGAGAGAGAGSGFGAGAGAGAGSGYGVGAGAGAGSGYGVGAGAAAGSGYGAGAGAGAGSGYGAGAGSGYGQGAGASAGAAAAGAGAGYGGQAGYGQGAGASAGAAAGAGAGYGGQAGYGQGAGASAGAAAAGAGAGYGGQAGYGQGAGASAGAAAAAAGAGYGGQAGYGQGAGASAGAAAAGAGAGRQAGYGQGAGASAGAAAAGAGAGSRAGYGQGAGATSGAAAAAGAGAGYGGQAGYGQGAGASAGAAAAGAGAGRQAGYGQGAGASAGAAAAGAGAGYGGQAGYGQGAGASAGAAAAGAGAGRQAGYGQGAGASAGAAAAGAGAGYGGQAGYGQGAGASAGAAAAGAGAGRQAGYGQGAGASAGAAAAAGAGAGYGGQAGYGQGAGASAGAAAAGAGAGRQAGYGQGAGASAGAAAAAGAGAGYGGQAGYGQGAGASSGAAAAAGAGAGYGGQAGYGQGAGASAGAAAAGAAAGRQASYGQGAGASAGAAAAGAGAGYGSQAGYGQGAGASAGAAAAGAGAGRQAGYGQGAGASAGAAAAGAGAGRQAGYGQGAGASAGAAGAGAGYGGQAGYGQGAGASAGAAAAGAAAGRQAGYGQGAGASAGAAAAGAGAGYGGQAGYGQGAGASAGAAAAGAGAGRQAGYGQGAGASAGAAAAGAGAGYGGQAGYGQGAGASAGAAAAGAAAGRQAGYGQGAGASAGAAAAGAGAGYGGQAGYRQGTGAAASAAAASAGAASSQVVSRTTTTTSQSAAGGAASGYSTGVGSGAVATASGAGYGGQSGYGTGAGAAAGAAASGAGAGYGGQAGYGQGAGASAAATASAASNRIVSAPAVNRMSAASSTLVSNGAFNVGALGSTISNMAAQIQASSQGLSSAEATVQALLEVISVLTHMLSSANIGYVDFSRVGDSASAVSQSMAYAG; this is translated from the exons ATGCAGTGGTCAACTTACCTTGCCTTATTCTTCGCTGTTTTTTGCGCCCAGAGCTACTCAGCTCTGGGGCAAGGAGCCTCAGTATGGTCAAGCCCCCAAATGGCCGAGAACTTCATGAACGGCTTCTCCGTTGCACTTTCGCAAGCTGGAGCATTCAGTGGGCAGGAGATGAAAGACTTCGATGATGTCAGAGATATCATGAACTCTGCAATGGACAAGATGATAAGGTCCGGGAAAAGTGGCCGTGGCGCGATGAGGGCCATGAACGCAGCGTTCGGCTCAGCTATTGCAGAAATCGTTGCTGCTAACGGCGGAAAAGAATACCAAATAGGCGCAGTTCTAGATGCAGTTACTAATACTCTTCTACAGCTGACCGGAAATGTTGATAACGGTTTTCTCAATGAAATCAGTCGACTCATCACGCTATTTAGCAGTGTAGAAGCAAACGACGTATCAGCATCTGCGGGGGCAGATGCATCCGGAAGTTCAGGTCCAGTAGGTGGATACTCATCCGGAGCAGGAGCAGCAGTTGGACAGGGAACAGCTCAGGCTGTAGGATACGGAGGAGGAGCACAAGGAGTTGCATCAAGTGCTGCTGCCGGAGCAACAAATTATGCTCAAGGCGTGTCTACCGGAAGTACACAAAATGTCGCAACTTCCACTGTCACAACAACAACAAATGTTGCAGGTTCAACTGCAACAGGATACAACACCGGATATGGAATTGGTGCAGCAGCAGGAGCAGCCGCTGGCGCAAGCTCTGGATACGGAACAGGCTATGGAACCGGAGCTGGAGCAGGTGCTGGTGCTGGTTCAGGCGCTGGTTATGGTGCTGGTGCAGGAGCGGGAGCTGGTTCAGGCGCTGGTTATGGTGCCGGTGCAGGAGCAGGTGCAGGTTCTGGATACGGTGCTGGTGCAGGAGCTGGAGCAGGATCTGGTTATGGCGCGGGTGCAGGAGCAGGAGCCGGAGCAGGATCTGGTTACGGCGCTGGTGCAGGAGCTGGAGCCGCTTCAGGTGCTGGTTATGGAGCTGGTGCAGGAGCAGGTGCAGGTACTGGATACGGTGCTGGTGCAGGAGCAGGAGCTGCTTCAGGTGCTGGTTATGGAGCTGGTGCAGGTTCTGGATACGGTGCTGGTGCAGGAGCTGGAGCAGGATCTGGTTATGGCGCGGGTGCAGGAGCAGGAGCAGGAGCCGGAGCAGGATCTGGTTACGGCGCTGGTGCAGGAGCTGGAGCAGGATCTGGTTACGGCGCTGGAGCGGGAGCAGGAGCTGGAGCAGGATCTGGATACGGCGCTGGTGCAGGAGCAGGTGCAGGATCTGGTTACGGTGCTGGTGCAGGAGCTGGAGCAGGATCTGGCTACAGTACTGGAGCAGGATATTCTGCAGGTGCTGCGTCAGCTGGCAGCAGTTCGAGCACTCAAGTAACAACTCAACAAACTGTTACATCACAGGCTTCTGCAGCAGGAGCTGGATACGGAGTTGGCGCAGGAGCTGGAGCTGGAGCTGGAGCAGGAGCTGGCTACGGTGCAGGTGCCGAAGCTGGTTATGGTGCTGGTTCAGGAGCTCGTGCAGGAGCCGGCGCAGGGGCTGGGTATGGCAGTGGAGCAGGAGCTGGTGCAGGATCTGGTTACGGCAGTAGTGCAGGAGCGGGAGCTGGGGCTGGTGCTGGAGCTGGTGCCGGCTACGGTGCTGGTGCTGGAGCAGGATCTGGTGCCGGCTACGGTGCTGGTGCTGGAGCAGGATCTGGTGCCGGCTACGGTGCTGGTGCTGGAGCAGGATCTGGTTACGGTGCTGGTGCAGGAGCTGGAGCAGGATCTGGTTACGGCGCTGGTGCAGGAGCTGGAGCAGGTTCTGGCTACGGTGCTGGTGCAGGAGCAGGAGCTGGCGCAGGAGCAGGATCTGGTTACGGCGCTGGTGCTGGAGCTAGAGCTGGGGCTGGAGCTGGGACTGGTGCTGGCTACGGAAGTGGTTATGGAGCAAGCAGTGGATCCGGAGCTGGAGCAGCCGCAGGCTCAGGAGCTGCAGCTGGGGCTGGGTATGGTACTGGAGCAGGATATTCAACTGGCGCTGCATCGGCTGGCAGCAGTTCAAGCACTCAGGTAATAACTCAACAGACTGTTACATCTGGCGCATCTGGAGCAGCATCTGGTTACAGTGCTAGTTCAGGAGTGGCAGCAGGAGCAGGAGTGGGGTCTGGTTACGGTGCTGGTTCAGGAGCGGGAGCAGCAGCAGGAGCTAGAGCAGGATCTGGTTATGGTGCTGGAGCAGGAGCCGGAGCAGGATCTGGTTTCGGTGCAGGCGCAGGAGCAGGAGCAGGATCTGGCTACGGCGTTGGTGCAGGAGCTGGAGCAGGATCTGGGTACGGCGTAGGTGCAGGAGCTGCAGCAGGATCCGGTTACGGCGCCGGTGCAGGAGCTGGAGCAGGATCAGGTTATGGCGCTGGAGCAGGATCTGGTTATGGTCAAGGAGCCGGTGCTTCAGCAGGAGCAGCAGCAGCTGGTGCAGGCGCTGGATATGGAGGTCAAGCAGGTTATGGACAAGGAGCTGGTGCTTCAGCAGGAGCAGCAGCTGGTGCAGGTGCTGGATATGGAGGACAAGCAGGTTATGGACAAGGAGCTGGTGCTTCAGCAGGAGCAGCAGCAGCTGGTGCAGGCGCTGGATATGGAGGACAAGCAGGTTATGGACAAGGAGCCGGTGCATCAGCAGGAGCAGCAGCAGCTGCTGCAGGCGCTGGATATGGAGGACAAGCAGGTTATGGACAAGGAGCCGGCGCTTCAGCAGGAGCAGCAGCTGCTGGTGCAGGTGCTGGAAGACAAGCAGGTTACGGGCAAGGAGCTGGTGCTTCTGCAGGAGCAGCAGCTGCTGGTGCAGGTGCTGGAAGCCGAGCAGGTTACGGACAAGGAGCCGGTGCAACATCAGGAGCAGCAGCAGCAGCTGGTGCAGGCGCTGGATATGGAGGACAAGCAGGTTATGGACAAGGAGCCGGCGCTTCAGCAGGAGCAGCAGCTGCTGGTGCAGGAGCTGGAAGACAAGCAG GTTACGGACAAGGAGCCGGTGCATCAGCAGGAGCAGCAGCAGCTGGTGCAGGCGCTGGATATGGAGGACAAGCAGGTTATGGACAAGGAGCCGGCGCTTCAGCAGGAGCAGCAGCTGCTGGTGCAGGTGCTGGAAGACAAGCAGGTTACGGACAAGGAGCCGGTGCATCAGCAGGAGCAGCAGCAGCTGGTGCAGGCGCTGGATATGGAGGACAAGCAGGTTATGGACAAGGAGCTGGCGCTTCAGCAGGAGCAGCAGCTGCTGGTGCAGGAGCTGGAAGACAAGCAGGTTACGGACAAGGAGCCGGTGCATCAGCAGGAGCAGCAGCAGCAGCTGGTGCAGGCGCTGGATATGGAGGACAAGCAGGTTATGGACAAGGAGCTGGCGCTTCAGCAGGAGCAGCAGCTGCTGGTGCAGGAGCTGGAAGACAAGCAGGTTACGGACAAGGAGCCGGTGCATCAGCAGGAGCAGCAGCAGCAGCTGGTGCAGGCGCTGGATATGGAGGACAAGCAGGTTATGGACAAGGAGCCGGTGCATCATCAGGAGCAGCAGCAGCAGCTGGTGCAGGCGCTGGATATGGGGGACAAGCAGGTTATGGACAAGGAGCCGGCGCTTCAGCAGGAGCAGCAGCTGCTGGTGCAGCCGCTGGAAGACAAGCAAGTTATGGACAAGGAGCCGGTGCATCAGCAGGAGCAGCAGCAGCTGGTGCAGGCGCTGGATACGGAAGTCAAGCAGGTTACGGACAAGGAGCCGGTGCATCAGCTGGAGCAGCAGCAGCTGGTGCAGGAGCTGGAAGACAAGCAGGTTACGGACAAGGAGCCGGTGCATCAGCAGGAGCAGCAGCAGCTGGTGCAGGCGCTGGAAGACAAGCAGGTTACGGACAAGGAGCCGGTGCATCAGCAGGAGCAGCTGGTGCTGGCGCGGGATATGGAGGACAAGCAGGTTATGGACAAGGAGCCGGCGCTTCAGCAGGAGCAGCAGCTGCTGGTGCAGCCGCTGGAAGACAAGCAGGTTATGGACAAGGAGCCGGTGCATCAGCAGGAGCAGCAGCAGCTGGTGCAGGCGCTGGATACGGAGGTCAAGCAGGTTACGGACAAGGAGCCGGTGCATCAGCTGGAGCAGCAGCAGCTGGTGCAGGAGCTGGAAGACAAGCAGGTTACGGACAAGGAGCCGGTGCATCAGCAGGAGCAGCAGCAGCTGGTGCAGGCGCTGGATATGGAGGACAAGCAGGTTATGGACAAGGCGCCGGCGCTTCAGCAGGAGCAGCAGCTGCTGGTGCAGCCGCTGGAAGACAAGCAGGTTATGGACAAGGAGCCGGTGCATCAGCAGGAGCAGCAGCAGCTGGTGCAGGCGCTGGATACGGAGGTCAAGCAGGTTACAGACAAGGAACTGGTGCTGCAGCAAGTGCCGCAGCTGCTAGTGCAGGAGCCGCTAGTTCACAAGTTGTATCCAGAACAACGACAACCACATCACAATCCGCAGCAGGAGGAGCTGCTTCTGGATATAGTACAGGAGTTGGGTCTGGAGCGGTAGCTACTGCTTCAGGTGCTGGATATGGAGGACAATCAGGATACGGAACTGGAGCAGGTGCAGCAGCAGGAGCTGCAGCTTCCGGCGCAGGAGCTGGATATGGAGGTCAAGCTGGATACGGACAAGGTGCAGGAGCCTCAGCAGCAGCAACCGCTTCAGCTGCAAGCAACCGAATTGTATCTGCTCCTGCTGTCAATCGAATGAGCGCAGCATCTTCAACTCTTGTTTCTAACGGCGCTTTTAACGTCGGTGCTCTTGGTTCAACGATTTCAAATATGGCTGCTCAGATCCAAGCTAGTTCACAAGGACTTTCTAGTGCAGAAGCAACTGTGCAAGCTCTTCTTGAAGTAATTTCGGTTCTTACCCACATGCTCAGTTCGGCAAACATTGGATACGTCGATTTCAGTCGTGTTGGAGATTCCGCATCTGCTGTCTCTCAATCAATGGCCTATGCTGGTTAA
- the LOC129234241 gene encoding fibroin heavy chain-like isoform X15, which translates to MQWSTYLALFFAVFCAQSYSALGQGASVWSSPQMAENFMNGFSVALSQAGAFSGQEMKDFDDVRDIMNSAMDKMIRSGKSGRGAMRAMNAAFGSAIAEIVAANGGKEYQIGAVLDAVTNTLLQLTGNVDNGFLNEISRLITLFSSVEANDVSASAGADASGSSGPVGGYSSGAGAAVGQGTAQAVGYGGGAQGVASSAAAGATNYAQGVSTGSTQNVATSTVTTTTNVAGSTATGYNTGYGIGAAAGAAAGASSGYGTGYGTGAGAGAGAGSGAGYGAGAGAGAGSGAGYGAGAGAGAGSGYGAGAGAGAGSGYGAGAGAGAGAGSGYGAGAGAGAASGAGYGAGAGAGAGTGYGAGAGAGAASGAGYGAGAGSGYGAGAGAGAGSGYGAGAGAGAGAGAGSGYGAGAGAGAGSGYGAGAGAGAGAGSGYGAGAGAGAGSGYGAGAGAGAGSGYSTGAGYSAGAASAGSSSSTQVTTQQTVTSQASAAGAGYGVGAGAGAGAGAGAGYGAGAEAGYGAGSGARAGAGAGAGYGSGAGAGAGSGYGSSAGAGAGAGAGAGAGYGAGAGAGSGAGYGAGAGAGSGAGYGAGAGAGSGYGAGAGAGAGSGYGAGAGAGAGSGYGAGAGAGAGAGAGSGYGAGAGARAGAGAGTGAGYGSGYGASSGSGAGAAAGSGAAAGAGYGTGAGYSTGAASAGSSSSTQVITQQTVTSGASGAASGYSASSGVAAGAGVGSGYGAGSGAGAAAGARAGSGYGAGAGAGAGSGFGAGAGAGAGSGYGVGAGAGAGSGYGVGAGAAAGSGYGAGAGAGAGSGYGAGAGSGYGQGAGASAGAAAAGAGAGYGGQAGYGQGAGASAGAAAGAGAGYGGQAGYGQGAGASAGAAAAGAGAGYGGQAGYGQGAGASAGAAAAAAGAGYGGQAGYGQGAGASAGAAAAGAGAGRQAGYGQGAGASAGAAAAGAGAGSRAGYGQGAGATSGAAAAAGAGAGYGGQAGYGQGAGASAGAAAAGAGAGRQAGYGQGAGASAGAAAAGAGAGYGGQAGYGQGAGASAGAAAAGAGAGYGGQAGYGQGAGASAGAAAAGAGAGRQAGYGQGAGASAGAAAAGAGAGYGGQAGYGQGAGASAGAAAAGAGAGRQAGYGQGAGASAGAAAAGAGAGYGGQAGYGQGAGASAGAAAAGAGAGRQAGYGQGAGASAGAAAAGAGAGYGGQAGYGQGAGASAGAAAAGAGAGRQAGYGQGAGASAGAAAAAGAGAGYGGQAGYGQGAGASAGAAAAGAGAGRQAGYGQGAGASAGAAAAAGAGAGYGGQAGYGQGAGASSGAAAAAGAGAGYGGQAGYGQGAGASAGAAAAGAAAGRQASYGQGAGASAGAAAAGAGAGYGSQAGYGQGAGASAGAAAAGAGAGRQAGYGQGAGASAGAAAAGAGAGRQAGYGQGAGASAGAAGAGAGYGGQAGYGQGAGASAGAAAAGAAAGRQAGYGQGAGASAGAAAAGAGAGYGGQAGYGQGAGASAGAAAAGAGAGRQAGYGQGAGASAGAAAAGAGAGYGGQAGYGQGAGASAGAAAAGAAAGRQAGYGQGAGASAGAAAAGAGAGYGGQAGYRQGTGAAASAAAASAGAASSQVVSRTTTTTSQSAAGGAASGYSTGVGSGAVATASGAGYGGQSGYGTGAGAAAGAAASGAGAGYGGQAGYGQGAGASAAATASAASNRIVSAPAVNRMSAASSTLVSNGAFNVGALGSTISNMAAQIQASSQGLSSAEATVQALLEVISVLTHMLSSANIGYVDFSRVGDSASAVSQSMAYAG; encoded by the exons ATGCAGTGGTCAACTTACCTTGCCTTATTCTTCGCTGTTTTTTGCGCCCAGAGCTACTCAGCTCTGGGGCAAGGAGCCTCAGTATGGTCAAGCCCCCAAATGGCCGAGAACTTCATGAACGGCTTCTCCGTTGCACTTTCGCAAGCTGGAGCATTCAGTGGGCAGGAGATGAAAGACTTCGATGATGTCAGAGATATCATGAACTCTGCAATGGACAAGATGATAAGGTCCGGGAAAAGTGGCCGTGGCGCGATGAGGGCCATGAACGCAGCGTTCGGCTCAGCTATTGCAGAAATCGTTGCTGCTAACGGCGGAAAAGAATACCAAATAGGCGCAGTTCTAGATGCAGTTACTAATACTCTTCTACAGCTGACCGGAAATGTTGATAACGGTTTTCTCAATGAAATCAGTCGACTCATCACGCTATTTAGCAGTGTAGAAGCAAACGACGTATCAGCATCTGCGGGGGCAGATGCATCCGGAAGTTCAGGTCCAGTAGGTGGATACTCATCCGGAGCAGGAGCAGCAGTTGGACAGGGAACAGCTCAGGCTGTAGGATACGGAGGAGGAGCACAAGGAGTTGCATCAAGTGCTGCTGCCGGAGCAACAAATTATGCTCAAGGCGTGTCTACCGGAAGTACACAAAATGTCGCAACTTCCACTGTCACAACAACAACAAATGTTGCAGGTTCAACTGCAACAGGATACAACACCGGATATGGAATTGGTGCAGCAGCAGGAGCAGCCGCTGGCGCAAGCTCTGGATACGGAACAGGCTATGGAACCGGAGCTGGAGCAGGTGCTGGTGCTGGTTCAGGCGCTGGTTATGGTGCTGGTGCAGGAGCGGGAGCTGGTTCAGGCGCTGGTTATGGTGCCGGTGCAGGAGCAGGTGCAGGTTCTGGATACGGTGCTGGTGCAGGAGCTGGAGCAGGATCTGGTTATGGCGCGGGTGCAGGAGCAGGAGCCGGAGCAGGATCTGGTTACGGCGCTGGTGCAGGAGCTGGAGCCGCTTCAGGTGCTGGTTATGGAGCTGGTGCAGGAGCAGGTGCAGGTACTGGATACGGTGCTGGTGCAGGAGCAGGAGCTGCTTCAGGTGCTGGTTATGGAGCTGGTGCAGGTTCTGGATACGGTGCTGGTGCAGGAGCTGGAGCAGGATCTGGTTATGGCGCGGGTGCAGGAGCAGGAGCAGGAGCCGGAGCAGGATCTGGTTACGGCGCTGGTGCAGGAGCTGGAGCAGGATCTGGTTACGGCGCTGGAGCGGGAGCAGGAGCTGGAGCAGGATCTGGATACGGCGCTGGTGCAGGAGCAGGTGCAGGATCTGGTTACGGTGCTGGTGCAGGAGCTGGAGCAGGATCTGGCTACAGTACTGGAGCAGGATATTCTGCAGGTGCTGCGTCAGCTGGCAGCAGTTCGAGCACTCAAGTAACAACTCAACAAACTGTTACATCACAGGCTTCTGCAGCAGGAGCTGGATACGGAGTTGGCGCAGGAGCTGGAGCTGGAGCTGGAGCAGGAGCTGGCTACGGTGCAGGTGCCGAAGCTGGTTATGGTGCTGGTTCAGGAGCTCGTGCAGGAGCCGGCGCAGGGGCTGGGTATGGCAGTGGAGCAGGAGCTGGTGCAGGATCTGGTTACGGCAGTAGTGCAGGAGCGGGAGCTGGGGCTGGTGCTGGAGCTGGTGCCGGCTACGGTGCTGGTGCTGGAGCAGGATCTGGTGCCGGCTACGGTGCTGGTGCTGGAGCAGGATCTGGTGCCGGCTACGGTGCTGGTGCTGGAGCAGGATCTGGTTACGGTGCTGGTGCAGGAGCTGGAGCAGGATCTGGTTACGGCGCTGGTGCAGGAGCTGGAGCAGGTTCTGGCTACGGTGCTGGTGCAGGAGCAGGAGCTGGCGCAGGAGCAGGATCTGGTTACGGCGCTGGTGCTGGAGCTAGAGCTGGGGCTGGAGCTGGGACTGGTGCTGGCTACGGAAGTGGTTATGGAGCAAGCAGTGGATCCGGAGCTGGAGCAGCCGCAGGCTCAGGAGCTGCAGCTGGGGCTGGGTATGGTACTGGAGCAGGATATTCAACTGGCGCTGCATCGGCTGGCAGCAGTTCAAGCACTCAGGTAATAACTCAACAGACTGTTACATCTGGCGCATCTGGAGCAGCATCTGGTTACAGTGCTAGTTCAGGAGTGGCAGCAGGAGCAGGAGTGGGGTCTGGTTACGGTGCTGGTTCAGGAGCGGGAGCAGCAGCAGGAGCTAGAGCAGGATCTGGTTATGGTGCTGGAGCAGGAGCCGGAGCAGGATCTGGTTTCGGTGCAGGCGCAGGAGCAGGAGCAGGATCTGGCTACGGCGTTGGTGCAGGAGCTGGAGCAGGATCTGGGTACGGCGTAGGTGCAGGAGCTGCAGCAGGATCCGGTTACGGCGCCGGTGCAGGAGCTGGAGCAGGATCAGGTTATGGCGCTGGAGCAGGATCTGGTTATGGTCAAGGAGCCGGTGCTTCAGCAGGAGCAGCAGCAGCTGGTGCAGGCGCTGGATATGGAGGTCAAGCAGGTTATGGACAAGGAGCTGGTGCTTCAGCAGGAGCAGCAGCTGGTGCAGGTGCTGGATATGGAGGACAAGCAGGTTATGGACAAGGAGCTGGTGCTTCAGCAGGAGCAGCAGCAGCTGGTGCAGGCGCTGGATATGGAGGACAAGCAGGTTATGGACAAGGAGCCGGTGCATCAGCAGGAGCAGCAGCAGCTGCTGCAGGCGCTGGATATGGAGGACAAGCAGGTTATGGACAAGGAGCCGGCGCTTCAGCAGGAGCAGCAGCTGCTGGTGCAGGTGCTGGAAGACAAGCAGGTTACGGGCAAGGAGCTGGTGCTTCTGCAGGAGCAGCAGCTGCTGGTGCAGGTGCTGGAAGCCGAGCAGGTTACGGACAAGGAGCCGGTGCAACATCAGGAGCAGCAGCAGCAGCTGGTGCAGGCGCTGGATATGGAGGACAAGCAGGTTATGGACAAGGAGCCGGCGCTTCAGCAGGAGCAGCAGCTGCTGGTGCAGGAGCTGGAAGACAAGCAG GTTATGGACAAGGAGCCGGTGCATCAGCAGGAGCAGCAGCAGCTGGTGCAGGCGCTGGATACGGAGGTCAAGCAGGTTACGGACAAGGAGCCGGTGCATCAGCAGGAGCTGCAGCAGCTGGTGCAGGAGCTGGATATGGAGGACAAGCAGGTTATGGACAAGGAGCCGGTGCTTCAGCAGGAGCAGCAGCTGCTGGTGCAGGTGCAGGAAGACAAGCAGGTTACGGACAAGGAGCCGGTGCATCAGCAGGAGCAGCAGCAGCTGGTGCAGGAGCTGGATATGGAGGACAAGCAGGTTATGGACAAGGAGCCGGTGCTTCAGCAGGAGCAGCAGCTGCTGGTGCAGGTGCAGGAAGACAAGCAGGTTACGGACAAGGAGCCGGTGCATCAGCAGGAGCAGCAGCAGCTGGTGCAGGCGCTGGATATGGAGGACAAGCAGGTTATGGACAAGGAGCCGGCGCTTCAGCAGGAGCAGCAGCTGCTGGTGCAGGTGCTGGAAGACAAGCAGGTTACGGACAAGGAGCCGGTGCATCAGCAGGAGCAGCAGCAGCTGGTGCAGGCGCTGGATATGGAGGACAAGCAGGTTATGGACAAGGAGCTGGCGCTTCAGCAGGAGCAGCAGCTGCTGGTGCAGGAGCTGGAAGACAAGCAGGTTACGGACAAGGAGCCGGTGCATCAGCAGGAGCAGCAGCAGCAGCTGGTGCAGGCGCTGGATATGGAGGACAAGCAGGTTATGGACAAGGAGCTGGCGCTTCAGCAGGAGCAGCAGCTGCTGGTGCAGGAGCTGGAAGACAAGCAGGTTACGGACAAGGAGCCGGTGCATCAGCAGGAGCAGCAGCAGCAGCTGGTGCAGGCGCTGGATATGGAGGACAAGCAGGTTATGGACAAGGAGCCGGTGCATCATCAGGAGCAGCAGCAGCAGCTGGTGCAGGCGCTGGATATGGGGGACAAGCAGGTTATGGACAAGGAGCCGGCGCTTCAGCAGGAGCAGCAGCTGCTGGTGCAGCCGCTGGAAGACAAGCAAGTTATGGACAAGGAGCCGGTGCATCAGCAGGAGCAGCAGCAGCTGGTGCAGGCGCTGGATACGGAAGTCAAGCAGGTTACGGACAAGGAGCCGGTGCATCAGCTGGAGCAGCAGCAGCTGGTGCAGGAGCTGGAAGACAAGCAGGTTACGGACAAGGAGCCGGTGCATCAGCAGGAGCAGCAGCAGCTGGTGCAGGCGCTGGAAGACAAGCAGGTTACGGACAAGGAGCCGGTGCATCAGCAGGAGCAGCTGGTGCTGGCGCGGGATATGGAGGACAAGCAGGTTATGGACAAGGAGCCGGCGCTTCAGCAGGAGCAGCAGCTGCTGGTGCAGCCGCTGGAAGACAAGCAGGTTATGGACAAGGAGCCGGTGCATCAGCAGGAGCAGCAGCAGCTGGTGCAGGCGCTGGATACGGAGGTCAAGCAGGTTACGGACAAGGAGCCGGTGCATCAGCTGGAGCAGCAGCAGCTGGTGCAGGAGCTGGAAGACAAGCAGGTTACGGACAAGGAGCCGGTGCATCAGCAGGAGCAGCAGCAGCTGGTGCAGGCGCTGGATATGGAGGACAAGCAGGTTATGGACAAGGCGCCGGCGCTTCAGCAGGAGCAGCAGCTGCTGGTGCAGCCGCTGGAAGACAAGCAGGTTATGGACAAGGAGCCGGTGCATCAGCAGGAGCAGCAGCAGCTGGTGCAGGCGCTGGATACGGAGGTCAAGCAGGTTACAGACAAGGAACTGGTGCTGCAGCAAGTGCCGCAGCTGCTAGTGCAGGAGCCGCTAGTTCACAAGTTGTATCCAGAACAACGACAACCACATCACAATCCGCAGCAGGAGGAGCTGCTTCTGGATATAGTACAGGAGTTGGGTCTGGAGCGGTAGCTACTGCTTCAGGTGCTGGATATGGAGGACAATCAGGATACGGAACTGGAGCAGGTGCAGCAGCAGGAGCTGCAGCTTCCGGCGCAGGAGCTGGATATGGAGGTCAAGCTGGATACGGACAAGGTGCAGGAGCCTCAGCAGCAGCAACCGCTTCAGCTGCAAGCAACCGAATTGTATCTGCTCCTGCTGTCAATCGAATGAGCGCAGCATCTTCAACTCTTGTTTCTAACGGCGCTTTTAACGTCGGTGCTCTTGGTTCAACGATTTCAAATATGGCTGCTCAGATCCAAGCTAGTTCACAAGGACTTTCTAGTGCAGAAGCAACTGTGCAAGCTCTTCTTGAAGTAATTTCGGTTCTTACCCACATGCTCAGTTCGGCAAACATTGGATACGTCGATTTCAGTCGTGTTGGAGATTCCGCATCTGCTGTCTCTCAATCAATGGCCTATGCTGGTTAA